The sequence CCTATGTAAGAAGTAGATTGAGTATAGGGAAGTGGCGAAGATCAGTAGGACAATCTTGCTGGCGTAGACTATCGACACGGCTGTCTGTGGGTTTGGAAACTTGTTGATCAGTATGTCTGGATTTGCCACACCTGTGGTGACCATCAGGGCCCCCCATAGGGTGAAGTTGAAGAACAATTCATAGAGGGATGCAGTTGCTACTAGAAAACAGATTATCATAAGAAATCTTCTCACATCACTGCTCAGTGAGGCTATCCTCCCTCGGAAATGTTGGATGAGCGAGGCGTAGAATAAAAAGAGAAGGATGAAGATCAAGGTTATGGGTTTGAACTGGATGAACATTATAGGTGCCCACTCATCGAGTATGAACTGTTCACCGTAATATGAGGGTGCAGGGTATCTCAAGACATAGTAGACGACCAATCCTGAGGACGCTATTCCGCAGCATACTGAGAGGAGTAGCCATTTCAACCTACATGTTTTAGGGAACCATTTTGCAGACATAAAATTCTACTCTCCCGCCAGCCTTTTAAATAAAGTATATACCTCATCTGGGAATGGGGGTTTCAGGTCCGCTGAACTGCCATCTCTATAAACTATCTTCCTACCTTTCTTTATATCCGTAAATTCACCTATCAAAGTTGCTTCGATGCCCTTCGTTGAGAGTCTCGAGATTATTCTTTCAGATGATGATGGTCTTGCAGCTATTAGGAGGGAACCTGAACTCATCATTCTTAGAGGGTTGAGACCTAGAGCCTTCGAGACAGCCTCTGTCTCATTCAGAATGGGAATGTCCTCGCCAAATATTTTGACACCTAGGCCTGATGCTTCTGCAAACTCCCAAACCCCACATAGAACACCACCCTCAGTCGGATCATGCATTGCACGGACACCCCCAGCATCTAGAGCAGTCAGGGCGTCTTCTACGACACTTATTCTTCTGTAAAGGAGTTGTGCCCTCCTGATAGTTGCCGAATCCAAATGTTCCTTCAAAAGTTCAGCGAAGTCAGTGGCGATTATAGCTGTTCCCTCTATTCCTGAGCTCTTGGTGACTATAAGAGAGTCGCCAGCCTCAGCCCCTGAGGAGGAGAAGTATCTCCCATGCTCAGCCTCCCCAACCATGAAGCCGACGATTACGGGTCTGTTAATTACTGAAGTAACCTCAGAATGCCCACCGGCGACGGCGACTCTTAACGAGAGGCAAGCCCGATGGACCTGCCTCATGATTCCCCGTAAGGTATCTTCACTCGAATTCTCAGGCAACATTATTGAGCATAGGTACCATTTAGGTCTAGCCCCTCTAGTTGCAACATCATTGGCATTTATATGGACTGAGAGCCAGCCTAGATTCTTCAGGGCGCCGGTTACAGGATCAGTTGATAGGATTATCAGTCGTCCACCAGTTTTGACAACAGCTGCGTCCTCCCCTATCCCCGGTCCGACCAATAGCCTGCTATCTGGTATACCCAGATTTCTGAAGACTATTTTCCTCAGGCTCGATACAGGAACCTTACCAACTGGGAGTCTACACTTCATTTGGTCTCGCAGATGGATCTCAATGAACTTCCTAAATACGTTTGCCAAGGTGATGACGGTAGGCTCCCGCACTCAAGATCTAAATCACCATCTCATTTGGGCCAGACTCGTCATCGCCTACCTCCATTAATATTCTGGAAGCATGTTCTTAGGTGTTTCGTAGACTGACACCGATGCTAGAATCAGTGAGACATCCTTTCTCATGGATTAGTCTAAACCAGTATGTACGTGTTTATATCTCCCACCCAGGCTTCGTCGAACTGGGTACGGCGATTGGGAAAGATTACAGTCGAGCCTCTCGCCTTTGAGAGCTTAGGCGTCAGGTCGATGTCCTGCCTCATAGAGACCCCTGACGTTAAAATTCTAGTAGATCCTGGGATAGCGCTCGGACCGAGGTTCGGCCTACTGCCACATCCCAAAGAGTATAGAGCCAGATCGCAACTTCGAAGCCTCCTAATAGAAAAATCGCATAAGGCGGATGTGATAACCATATCACATTACCACCATGATCATTACACACCAAACTATGTCGAGAATGTATTCATAGGCTCGAGTCCAGAAGATGCCGCTGCAATAATCAAAGACAAGACGCTCATAATCAAGAATTTCAGGGAGAACGTGAATGCAAGTCAGAGAAGGAGAGGCTGGCTCTTCTGGAAGTTCGCCCAGAAATATTCAAGAGAGATCTTAACCGCCGACGGTCGAGAGTTCCAGTCCGGCGATACCAAGATCAAATTCTCCCGGCCTGTACCTCATGGAGAGGCTGGGTCGAGTCTGGGTTGGGTCACGATGCTCCTGGTAAGCGTTGACAATTTTAAGGTCATGCATGCGTCTGATATTCAAGGACCTATCTTTGAGGGGACTGCGGATATGATACTAAAAGAGAACCCTGAGATCCTCATAGTGGGTGGACCACCGCTCTACTTGGCCGGAGGGCTGGTGGATGAGGTTAATGTCAGCCACAGTAAGGAAAACCTCAATAAGTTATGCCAAGTAGTTGAAACTATAATTTTAGACCACCATATCATGAGGAGTTTGGACTGCCATCTATTTGTGGAGCCTATTGAAAGATATGCGGAATCGATCGGACATGTTTTAGTGTCAGCTGCGAAATTCAAGGGATTGGAGGATAATCTGCTTGAGGCTAGAAGGAATGAACTGTATAGGAAGGAGCCTCCGAGCTCGGAGTTCCTTGCGTGGACCAGACTGCCTTGGGAGAGGAGGAGGGTTGAACCTCCACCCGTCTAACCTCTCTCATGTTAACATGATCTGAGTTGGGACAAAAATTTATTCTTCAGTCCACTGGAAACGTAGGGTTTTATATGAAGCCTCCGCAGTTTCTAATAGATTAAAGGGAGATGGGGTAAACGGGAAATGTCATACTATGTTGTACCTAAACCTGCTCAGAAATATACGTATAAACCTCCACCTCAAGAATATGTTGTTCAACCACCACCAACCTATGTAATGGTTCAGCAGCCACCCCAAATATACCGATACCAGCCACCACCCCAAGACGTACTCCTAGTTCAGCCTCCGGAAGTATATTACCAACCACCACCAGTAGAATGGGTCGTTCCTCAGCCCCCGCAGCCGGTTGTATATCAGCCCCCACCAGTAGAGTATCTCTATCAGCCCCCACCACAACCAGCCATAGTGGTACCACCACCACAGACATACCTTTACCAGCCTCCGCCTATGAGATATCTCGTACAACCACAGCCTTACAAAGTATATTGAAACCACGATCCGAAACATAATTCAGAGACGGGTAGTCCTAATCATTTTTTTGATCATTATGCCAAAAGCTTTCTGGAAGATATGTGAAGACTTTATTCGAACAAATTTACATTATTTTCCAGACGTAGGTTGCTGCTTGACAATAAGTTCAGTCTAGTACTTTTTAATTCGAACCTCTAACCTTTTTGTTGAGCAGGGATATTCCTTAGCTGGACTCTTGACCGTCGCCCCCGAACATATCCCAGAATGAAGGATAGTTCCGTGAAGAGTCTATAGATTGGGTAGGCTAGCACTAATACAGATCTTATTTCAACGGTGACCTTTAGGAAATTCAGGAGAAGCTTTATCAGATTTCTTTTCAAATAGAATCTTTCCCTAGTCTCCCCAACCAGCAACCCCCTCCCGTAGCCATGTCGGTAAAACTGTTTGCACACATCCTTGAGACTCTCCCGATGGTAATGGTAGACCGTCGGTTCATAGACCATTTTAACCAAGTACCCCCTACTCTCAAGTTTGTTTAACAATTTCATGTCCTCAGCGTAAGGATAGTCGAGGTCGAAGCCATCCACATCCTCAAGAGCCTTCCTTCTGAATAGACCACACATAGTCGGTTCTGTCGGACAACGGACAACCATCGAATCCCTGAATATTTGCCTGTAAAGTATTTTAAAGTCCAGGTCCCTCATCCTAGCCCAGAACTTACTTGGATTCGCACATGAGACTCTGCAACTTACACCCGCAACCGATTCGTCACTCAAGTGTGGAATTAGGCTATGAACAGTCCCGTAATCAATGTATGCATCTGCATCGATAAACAGGACCAAGGATCCCCCAGCCATTCTCCATCCAGTATCCTTAGCATAGGCAATGTTACCTTCGACGTCAAATATTTTGGTGGAAGGGTATCTTCCAGCTATTTGCAAAGTATTGTCTTTTGATCCCCCGTCGACAATAACTACCTCAGCCAACCCGTTCCTCAGCACACTCTCTATACATTTCCCAATAGTTCTTTCGGAGTTTAAGGTCGCTATCACAGCAGATATTTCTTCCAACATTACTTGAGAAATTGGTGTTTGGTAAAGATTAAAGCTTCGTCGCTGATAACTAACGGATAGGCCTTATATTATATATCAGCAGGCTTCGATAAGATAGAGATAAATTTTAAACGTTAAATGATCGAGAGTTGCGAAGGACAATTTTTGGACGGTCAAAGTTGATCTGCAGGTATGAACAACTTAAGGGAGAACCCTCATATCCTTCGTTGAATTAATAAATCACATCATTCGATCCCACTGTACCTTCATAAGGAATATCAGATATCTAACGGAGATGATGAAACTGGGATTTATTGAAGAATATCTCTCCTGGATTATTGACTTTACACTAAGCCTTGGCGGATACGGGGTCTTCGCCGCGATGGTCCTAGAATCAAGCATCCTACCAATACCTTCGGAGGCCATACTTGTCACCGCAGGCCTTTTAGGAATAGACCCTATTACATCTGGGTTTGCAGGAGGCTTGGGCTCAACCGTTGGTGCGGGTCTAGGATATTATATTGGGAAGAGCGGAAGGAGCGCACTCTACAAGTATGGGAAGTATATCCTCGTCTCAGAGAGGAGTGTATCAAGTGCAGAGAGCTGGTTCAAAAAGTGGGGAGGATGGGCGATTCTAATCAGTAGACTCATACCGATCATACCTTTCAAGGTCTTCTCAATAGCAGCAGGACTACTCAGAATGAATTACAGAACATTCCTCGTACTTACCTTGATTGGCTCCATCCCGAGATGCCTTATGCTTGCATGGGTAGGGAACATGGCTGTCAAAGCCAGCTACGACTTACTGTTAGTGTCAGCTCTACTTATCCTCCTTATCCTGGTAAGTTGCTGGATAATCAAACGGTCGGGTAGGAGGATATTCAAAGAGTCGTAGCAATTTACGATGTTTGCAATTATTCTTAATAAGGGATCACGTATAGAAATTACTGGTCTTTGGAATGTTCAGACTGTCGAAATCAGAGAAGTTTGCGTACATATTCATGCTGCCAGCAATATTCTCTATCACCATACTCAGCATATATCCAATCTTATACTCTTTCTGGCTGAGCTTGTTAGACTACGTTTTAACAAAACCTGGACCATACGAGTTTGTTGGGATAAAGAATTATATTGACGTATTGGGAAGCGACTACTTTCTAAGATCATTTGGAATAACTATGAAGTTCGCACTTGAGACTGTTAGTATGGAGCTCTTGATCGGGCTAGCATTAGCTTTGATTTTGAACGAGTCTTTTAAAGGGCGAGGTGTTGCGAGAGCTTTAATACTCATACCTTGGGCGATTCCAGATGTTGTCGCTGGCTTAATATGGAGATGGATATTCAATCCGAATTATGGAGCGCTCAACGGTCTCCTGTATCAGTTTGGCCTGATACACAGTTACATTAGCTGGTTAGGGTCACCGTCTACTGCATTAGAGTGCATGTCTGTAGCTTTGATATGGAGAGAGTTGCCACTTGCAGCTTTCCTTCTGCTAGCTGGTCTTCAATCTATACCTCCAGAGATGTACGAGTCCGCAAAGATCGATGGGGCAAGTTCCCTAACCTCGTTTATACACATCACTCTACCTTGGTTGAAGCCTCAAATATCTATAGTATTAATTCTGGAAACAATGATGTCGATCAGGATCCTTAGTTTGGTCTACGTAATGACTGGAGGAGGACCAGCTGGTAGCACTTCTGTACTTGCATACTACACTTGGAATGAG is a genomic window of Candidatus Bathyarchaeota archaeon containing:
- a CDS encoding AIR synthase family protein, translating into MREPTVITLANVFRKFIEIHLRDQMKCRLPVGKVPVSSLRKIVFRNLGIPDSRLLVGPGIGEDAAVVKTGGRLIILSTDPVTGALKNLGWLSVHINANDVATRGARPKWYLCSIMLPENSSEDTLRGIMRQVHRACLSLRVAVAGGHSEVTSVINRPVIVGFMVGEAEHGRYFSSSGAEAGDSLIVTKSSGIEGTAIIATDFAELLKEHLDSATIRRAQLLYRRISVVEDALTALDAGGVRAMHDPTEGGVLCGVWEFAEASGLGVKIFGEDIPILNETEAVSKALGLNPLRMMSSGSLLIAARPSSSERIISRLSTKGIEATLIGEFTDIKKGRKIVYRDGSSADLKPPFPDEVYTLFKRLAGE
- a CDS encoding MBL fold metallo-hydrolase, with the protein product MGKITVEPLAFESLGVRSMSCLIETPDVKILVDPGIALGPRFGLLPHPKEYRARSQLRSLLIEKSHKADVITISHYHHDHYTPNYVENVFIGSSPEDAAAIIKDKTLIIKNFRENVNASQRRRGWLFWKFAQKYSREILTADGREFQSGDTKIKFSRPVPHGEAGSSLGWVTMLLVSVDNFKVMHASDIQGPIFEGTADMILKENPEILIVGGPPLYLAGGLVDEVNVSHSKENLNKLCQVVETIILDHHIMRSLDCHLFVEPIERYAESIGHVLVSAAKFKGLEDNLLEARRNELYRKEPPSSEFLAWTRLPWERRRVEPPPV
- a CDS encoding glycosyltransferase, whose protein sequence is MLEEISAVIATLNSERTIGKCIESVLRNGLAEVVIVDGGSKDNTLQIAGRYPSTKIFDVEGNIAYAKDTGWRMAGGSLVLFIDADAYIDYGTVHSLIPHLSDESVAGVSCRVSCANPSKFWARMRDLDFKILYRQIFRDSMVVRCPTEPTMCGLFRRKALEDVDGFDLDYPYAEDMKLLNKLESRGYLVKMVYEPTVYHYHRESLKDVCKQFYRHGYGRGLLVGETRERFYLKRNLIKLLLNFLKVTVEIRSVLVLAYPIYRLFTELSFILGYVRGRRSRVQLRNIPAQQKG
- a CDS encoding DedA family protein; this encodes MMKLGFIEEYLSWIIDFTLSLGGYGVFAAMVLESSILPIPSEAILVTAGLLGIDPITSGFAGGLGSTVGAGLGYYIGKSGRSALYKYGKYILVSERSVSSAESWFKKWGGWAILISRLIPIIPFKVFSIAAGLLRMNYRTFLVLTLIGSIPRCLMLAWVGNMAVKASYDLLLVSALLILLILVSCWIIKRSGRRIFKES
- a CDS encoding sugar ABC transporter permease; protein product: MFRLSKSEKFAYIFMLPAIFSITILSIYPILYSFWLSLLDYVLTKPGPYEFVGIKNYIDVLGSDYFLRSFGITMKFALETVSMELLIGLALALILNESFKGRGVARALILIPWAIPDVVAGLIWRWIFNPNYGALNGLLYQFGLIHSYISWLGSPSTALECMSVALIWRELPLAAFLLLAGLQSIPPEMYESAKIDGASSLTSFIHITLPWLKPQISIVLILETMMSIRILSLVYVMTGGGPAGSTSVLAYYTWNEAFQYYNFGAGATLCYIIALLSFAFALVYAKLLSAESLY